In one Arachis duranensis cultivar V14167 chromosome 9, aradu.V14167.gnm2.J7QH, whole genome shotgun sequence genomic region, the following are encoded:
- the LOC107467542 gene encoding zinc finger CCCH domain-containing protein 15 has product MHNKEACSPSSNGGFGANTATGGGQIQSNGGALASFYSALLNDNPSLSANSSSSLYPYSESGTQINSYDSCVIQKHQDMVNRHSMCLNRLVETSKEVESLRQENAHLRAVNKELQKQLNFVIQASLENQFGGGSSCQGQTTPFDVVHGFRGFQIGEGKENCGDWNSNNTNNNSNNNKEQEVSDESPTSVIENNGVEVERFSLPKSISVRSNGYLKMAQSAAAATATNTTTCRTKPTTRPRVSSTPPDAVQKVYVRGGKTEEEPLEMVVYNQGMFKTELCNKWQETGTCPYGDHCQFAHGIGELRPVIRHPRYKTEVCRMVLAGVVCPYGHRCHFRHALTEQEKAISHPKPRTIKLER; this is encoded by the exons atgcataacAAGGAAGCTTGCTCTCCCTCCTCCAATGGCGGATTTGGCGCCAACACCGCTACTGGCGGTGGTCAAATCCAGTCCAATGGCGGCGCATTGGCTTCGTTCTACTCTGCTCTCTTGAACGACAATCCGTCGCTCTCGGCGAATAGCAGCAGCTCGCTTTACCCGTACTCTGAGTCGGGAACTCAGATCAACTCGTACGACTCTTGCGTCATACAGAAGCACCAGGACATGGTGAATCGTCACAGCATGTGCCTTAATCGCCTCGTGGAGACTTCCAAGGAGGTAGAATCTCTGCGGCAAGAGAACGCGCATCTCCGTGCGGTGAACAAGGAGCTCCAGAAGCAGCTCAACTTCGTCATCCAGGCTTCGCTGGAGAACCAATTCGGTGGCGGCTCCTCCTGCCAGGGTCAAACGACGCCGTTCGACGTGGTGCATGGATTCCGCGGGTTTCAGATTGGGGAAGGAAAAGAGAATTGCGGTGATTGGAATAGTAACAACACCAACAATAATAGCAATAACAATAAGGAGCAGGAAGTTTCGGACGAGAGTCCAACGAGCGTGATTGAGAACAACGGCGTTGAGGTTGAGAGGTTCTCTCTCCCAAAGAGCATATCTGTGAGGTCCAATGGTTACCTGAAGATGGCTCAGTCTGCTGCTGCGGCTACTGCCACCAACACCACTACCTGTCGCACTAAGCCTACGACTCGCCCACGCGTCTCCTCCACTCCACCTGATGCCGTT CAAAAGGTATATGTGCGTGGAGGGAAGACAGAGGAAGAGCCTCTTGAGATGGTGGTTTATAACCAAGGGATGTTCAAGACTGAGCTGTGCAATAAATGGCAGGAAACAGGGACATGCCCATATGGAGACCACTGCCAATTTGCTCACGGCATAGGGGAGCTTCGCCCAGTGATCCGCCACCCCCGCTACAAAACTGAGGTCTGCAGGATGGTCCTTGCTGGTGTTGTATGTCCATATGGCCATAGATGCCATTTCCGCCACGCACTCACTGAACAAGAGAAAGCTATATCACATCCTAAGCCCAGAACAATCAAGCTCGAAAGATAG
- the LOC107467199 gene encoding putative zinc finger protein At1g68190, producing MFMFENQKGMEKVCEFCTDLRPLVYCKADAAYLCLSCDSKVHFANALSSRHLRTLVCNSCRYHLAYVQCLDHKILICQECDQKLHDVSLPHRKRAIRSFMGCPSAKDFAMLWCFGLNEMENITCEDLFGSASCVSADSNMAQASVRARSRISSKAKLHGGSSSRQGQILYSDQERKKILQQIIDLKQLQLNENTGQTIKINGPEEETDLTSSAYQTIKKSDEKFNKQEQNSKDVVEKDSHTVELNPEPLPSTFSQLDNLPSIVDLPLHGELFWTGKSPPRSNQLWSQNIQDLGICEELVCRDDFNIPDVDLTFQNFEELFGDQDPVRALLDDNDVSCSSLEKDMSIDKSDIDNLSAIEDSSAAISITILQSARENKDIDSTNIQHYPRSTDPPHTIRPFESTVSSSVSRFWAASSPTYHNDGALSPCSEEKGYLGNSAELEISHMEATQNLTLTYEEKPSRRNEKQVRLPSGKPHQLILSFSSYTYFYIFLTSIGSTIMLIYYFLFGRFNMCASN from the exons ATGTTCATGTTTGAAAACCAAAAGGGAATGGAGAaggtctgtgaattctgcacgGATTTGAGGCCACTTGTATATTGTAAGGCTGATGCAGCTTATCTGTGTCTATCCTGTGATtcaaaggtgcattttgcgaATGCACTGTCCAGCCGGCATCTTCGGACCCTTGTTTGTAACTCTTGTAGGTACCATCTTGCTTATGTGCAGTGTTTGgatcacaaaatattaatttgtcaAGAGTGTGATCAGAAGCTGCACGATGTCTCTTTACCACATCGAAAACGAGCTATCAGAAGTTTCATGGGTTGCCCTTCTGCTAAAGACTTTGCGATGCTATGGTGTTTTGGCTTGAATGAGATGGAAAACATCACCTGTGAGGATTTGTTTGGATCTGCTTCATGTGTTTCCGCTGATTCAAATATGGCACAAGCCTCTGTACGGGCTAGAAGTCGAATATCATCTAAGGCCAAACTTCATGGGGGATCGAGCAGTCGACAAGGTCAG ATATTATACAGTGATCAAGAGCGAAAAAAGATTCTGCAGCAGATTATTGATTTAAAACAGCTTCAGCTAAATGAGAATACTGGTCAAACAATAAAGATAAATGGACCTGAAGAAGAAACAGACTTAACTTCTTCAGCATATCAAACTATCAAGAAATCAGATGAAAAGTTCAATAAGCAAGAACAAAATTCAAAGGATGTTGTGGAAAAAGACAGTCACACAGTGGAGCTGAATCCTGAACCTTTGCCTTCTACGTTTTCTCAGCTTGATAACTTACCTTCAATTGTAGATCTTCCCTTACATGGAGAGTTGTTCTGGACAGGGAAAAGTCCACCCCGAAGTAATCAG TTGTGGTCCCAAAACATACAAGACCTTGGGATATGTGAAGAACTTGTTTGTCGAGATGATTTCAACATACCTGACGTTGATCTAACATTCCAAAACTTTGAGGAACTATTTGGAGATCAAGATCCAGTTAGAGCACTGCTTGATGATAATGATGTTTCCTGCTCCTCTTTAGAGAAGGATATGTCAATTGATAAGTCAGATATTGACAATCTAAGTGCAATAGAG GATTCTTCGGCAGCCATATCAATTACCATCTTGCAATCAGCTCGTGAGAACAAGGATATCGATAGTACCAACATCCAGCATTATCCAAGAAGCACAGATCCTCCACACACAATTCGACCATTCGAGTCAACTGTGTCATCGTCTGTTTCAAGATTCTGGGCTGCAAGCAGTCCTACTTATCACAATGACGGTGCCCTTTCTCCCTGCAGTGAAGAGAAAGGCTATTTAGGAAATTCAGCTGAATTGGAGATATCACATATGGAGGCCACACAAAATCTCACTCTCACGTATGAAGAGAAGCCATCTCGACG GAACGAGAAGCAAGTTCGACTCCCATCTGGGAAACCTCACCAACTGATTCTTTCATTTTCATCATACacatacttttatatatttctaACAAGTATAGGGAGCACCATAATGTTAATATACTACTTCTTATTTGGAAGATTTAACATGTGTGCTtctaattaa